In a single window of the Gossypium hirsutum isolate 1008001.06 chromosome A13, Gossypium_hirsutum_v2.1, whole genome shotgun sequence genome:
- the LOC121212476 gene encoding uncharacterized protein: MSEMRSLSESAEGWLRDKDPRTWSRAHFSTKCKSDLLLNNNNECFNKIILEARDKPILTMLEIIRRKVMTRLVSMREAAEKYPGPLCPRIQKKLFEIVSQSNNIWPVYAGNEKYEVDCGLGNKHVVDLLNSSCSCRKWDLSGIPCKHAVSCMQLLAVSPETYVNTCYTVTTQLNIYSHLINPVKGPIQWEHVRDMEPILPPIIRKPPGRPKQTRRKEVGEERKSGPKLSKIGQQANCTKCGKPGHNTRT, from the exons ATGTCTGAAATGAGGTCACTGTCAGAATCTGCTGAGGGTTGGCTGCGTGACAAGGATCCAAGGACTTGGTCAAGAGCCCACTTCTCAACTAAATGCAAATCTGATCTACTACTGAACAACAACAACGAATGTTTCAACaag ATCATTTTAGAAGCTAGAGATAAACCTATCCTAACGATGTTGGAAATAATTAGAAGAAAAGTCATGACTAGGTTGGTTTCTATGAGAGAGGCTGCTGAGAAGTATCCTGGACCTTTATGTCCAAGGATACAGAAgaagttgtttgaaattgttaGTCAGTCTAATAA TATATGGCCGGTATATGCTGGAAACGAGAAGTATGAGGTAGACTGTGGATTAGGTAACAAGCATGTGGTTGACCTCCTCAACTCCTCCTGTTCATGCAGAAAATGGGACTTGTCAGGAATCCCATGTAAACATGCTGTTTCTTGCATGCAATTACTTGCTGTGAGCCCTGAAACTTACGTCAATACATGTTATACTGTCACTACCCAGTTGAATATTTATAGCCACTTGATTAACCCTGTAAAAG GTCCTATACAATGGGAACATGTGAGGGACATGGAACCCATTCTTCCTCCCATAATTAGAAAGCCCCCCGGAAGACCCAAACAAACAAGGAGGAAGGAAGTAGGTGAAGAAAGAAAGAGTGGACCAAAATTAAGCAAGATAGGACAGCAAGCCAACTGCACCAAATGTGGCAAACCAGGCCATAATACAAGGACTTGA